A genomic window from Candidatus Terasakiella magnetica includes:
- the purD gene encoding phosphoribosylamine--glycine ligase — translation MKVLVVGSGGREHALCWSIAKSAKLSKLYCAPGNAGIKDVAECVNVGAEDVDGVVAFAKDNAIDLVVVGPEAPLVLGMVDKLEEAGIKAFGPSAAASVLEGSKGFMKDMCAKAGVPTAGYGRFTDADKAKDFIRENGAPIVVKTDGLAAGKGVIICESVEEAFKAVDDMMGEKIFGDAGNEIVIEDFLRGEECSFFALVDGERALPLAAAQDHKAAYDGDKGPNTGGMGAYSPTPIASPEICDKIMETAITPLIKTMAAEGCPYKGVLFCGLMVENGVPTVLEYNIRFGDPECQVLMMRWKSDVLEALEAAAEGRLDDISLEWHDETAMVVVMAAEGYPGSYEKGTEIKNLADANGVENAFVFHAGTKAEGDKVLATGGRVLGVTGRGQSVKQAQATTYQAVDAIDWPKGFCRRDIGWRAVERENS, via the coding sequence ATGAAAGTACTCGTTGTTGGTTCCGGTGGTCGTGAACATGCGCTGTGTTGGTCCATTGCCAAGTCGGCTAAACTGTCAAAACTCTATTGTGCACCGGGTAATGCGGGCATTAAAGATGTGGCTGAATGTGTGAACGTTGGCGCTGAAGATGTGGACGGCGTGGTTGCTTTTGCCAAAGACAACGCCATTGACCTTGTGGTGGTTGGCCCTGAAGCCCCGCTTGTGCTGGGTATGGTTGATAAGCTGGAAGAAGCAGGCATTAAAGCCTTTGGCCCAAGTGCAGCGGCTTCTGTGCTTGAAGGCTCTAAAGGCTTTATGAAAGATATGTGTGCTAAGGCAGGCGTCCCTACAGCAGGCTATGGTCGTTTTACTGATGCAGATAAAGCCAAAGATTTCATTCGTGAAAATGGCGCGCCGATCGTTGTGAAAACAGACGGTCTGGCAGCGGGTAAAGGCGTGATCATCTGTGAGAGTGTTGAAGAAGCTTTTAAGGCCGTTGATGACATGATGGGTGAGAAAATCTTTGGCGATGCGGGTAACGAAATCGTCATTGAAGACTTCCTGCGCGGTGAAGAATGTTCTTTCTTTGCCTTGGTCGATGGTGAGCGCGCGCTGCCCTTAGCTGCGGCCCAAGACCATAAGGCGGCATATGATGGCGATAAGGGGCCAAATACGGGCGGTATGGGGGCTTATTCCCCAACGCCGATTGCGTCTCCTGAAATTTGTGACAAGATCATGGAAACGGCCATTACACCGTTGATTAAAACCATGGCGGCAGAAGGCTGCCCTTATAAAGGCGTGCTGTTTTGCGGCTTGATGGTTGAAAATGGTGTGCCAACGGTTTTGGAATATAACATCCGTTTTGGTGATCCTGAATGCCAAGTGCTGATGATGCGCTGGAAGTCTGATGTTCTTGAAGCGCTTGAAGCTGCAGCAGAAGGTCGCCTTGATGACATTAGCCTTGAGTGGCACGATGAAACCGCCATGGTTGTGGTCATGGCGGCAGAAGGTTATCCGGGGTCTTATGAGAAGGGCACCGAGATTAAAAACTTGGCTGATGCCAACGGGGTTGAAAATGCCTTTGTCTTTCATGCAGGCACAAAAGCTGAAGGCGATAAAGTGCTGGCAACAGGCGGGCGTGTTTTGGGCGTGACGGGTCGTGGTCAGTCTGTGAAGCAGGCTCAAGCCACCACATATCAGGCCGTTGATGCCATTGATTGGCCAAAAGGTTTCTGTCGTCGCGATATTGGTTGGCGCGCAGTTGAGCGTGAAAATAGCTAA